One Deltaproteobacteria bacterium HGW-Deltaproteobacteria-4 DNA segment encodes these proteins:
- a CDS encoding electron transport complex subunit RsxC has product MKRSTFKGGIHLDGHKELTSNLPTVVALIPDRVYIPLSQHIGAPCVPLVVAGDEVKKGQKIGTAKGFVSAPIHASVSGKVVGIEVMEHPGGSFVPCIIIENDHREEWAETVQPAADPATLTPDELRAILLEAGIVGQGGATFPTHVKYAPVAGKKIDTVILNGVECEPYLTADHRLMLERAERIVAGLGYMIRSIGCTQGVIAIEENKMDAVAVMEKAVANQPNLRVVVLKEKYPQGSEKQLIYACTGKELPVGELPLSVGVIVNNVGTAAAFADAVELGIPLIERYVTVSGPGICHPANYLVRIGTLFSELIKQSGGYLGEVEKIIAGGPMMGKTVFSDELPVVKGTSGIVLLHKEPHRAQKEYPCVRCAKCIDACPAFLEPTSLARLAKRSAWEEAEKADVMSCIECSSCVYACPAQIPLIQYIRRAKQAILAAKAR; this is encoded by the coding sequence ATGAAGAGAAGTACTTTTAAAGGCGGGATCCACCTGGACGGGCACAAGGAGTTGACCAGCAACCTGCCGACGGTTGTCGCCCTGATCCCCGACCGGGTCTACATTCCCTTGTCCCAACATATCGGCGCCCCCTGTGTCCCTCTGGTCGTCGCCGGTGATGAGGTCAAGAAGGGGCAGAAGATCGGCACGGCCAAGGGGTTTGTTTCCGCCCCCATCCATGCCAGCGTCAGCGGCAAAGTCGTCGGCATTGAAGTCATGGAGCACCCCGGCGGCAGTTTTGTCCCTTGTATCATCATTGAGAACGACCACCGGGAAGAATGGGCGGAAACAGTGCAGCCGGCTGCTGATCCGGCGACTTTGACCCCTGATGAACTGCGCGCGATTCTTCTCGAAGCCGGCATCGTCGGCCAGGGGGGGGCGACCTTCCCGACCCATGTCAAGTATGCCCCGGTCGCAGGGAAGAAGATCGACACGGTCATCCTCAACGGCGTCGAATGCGAGCCCTACCTCACCGCGGATCACCGCCTGATGCTGGAAAGAGCGGAGAGGATCGTTGCCGGTCTCGGTTATATGATCCGCAGTATCGGCTGCACGCAAGGGGTCATCGCCATTGAAGAGAACAAGATGGATGCGGTTGCGGTGATGGAGAAGGCGGTTGCCAACCAGCCGAACCTTCGGGTTGTCGTCCTCAAAGAAAAATATCCGCAAGGCTCGGAGAAGCAGCTCATTTACGCTTGCACCGGAAAAGAACTCCCGGTCGGTGAGCTGCCGTTGTCGGTGGGGGTGATCGTCAATAATGTCGGAACCGCCGCGGCTTTCGCCGACGCTGTCGAGTTGGGAATTCCCCTGATCGAACGCTACGTCACCGTCAGCGGTCCCGGTATCTGTCATCCTGCCAACTACCTGGTGCGCATTGGCACCCTCTTCAGTGAATTGATCAAACAGAGTGGCGGTTATCTCGGCGAAGTCGAGAAGATCATTGCCGGTGGCCCGATGATGGGGAAGACTGTTTTCTCCGATGAACTGCCGGTGGTCAAAGGGACTTCCGGCATTGTCCTCCTTCATAAAGAGCCCCATCGGGCGCAGAAGGAATACCCCTGCGTACGTTGCGCCAAATGTATCGACGCCTGTCCCGCCTTTCTCGAACCGACTTCTCTGGCGCGACTGGCCAAGCGCAGTGCCTGGGAAGAAGCGGAAAAAGCCGATGTCATGAGCTGTATAGAGTGCAGTTCCTGTGTTTATGCCTGTCCCGCCCAGATTCCGTTGATCCAGTATATCCGCCGGGCCAAGCAGGCCATTCTCGCTGCCAAGGCGCGTTAA
- a CDS encoding ApbE family lipoprotein: protein MTRRSNLLLILCLGLLVVGVSVFLSEHRIKEYRSEQFLMDTLVSIKVYGDDVATLPVAVTAAYGEMHRIAALVDRFPLPGTEDCRRSDVCRINEMAGISPVRVDADTLAMLLLAKKYHNLSAGAFDVTIGPVMDLWDFAGENPKIPASSIIVETLPLVDIENLVVNDVESTVYLRNVGMKLDLGALAKGYATEKALQALAKQGIKKALIDAGGNIRVLGSNASNAPWRIGIKDPRKAGGLIAIVALEDAAAVTSGDYYRYFEVAGQRYHHILDPRSGYPASENMSVTVVSQDAGLADLLSTTFFVMKGEEALALAEKLGVNLVLVNVDGRIFHTPGLAAHLEVLPGGAYRYDPR, encoded by the coding sequence ATGACCAGGCGCAGCAATCTCTTGCTGATACTTTGTCTCGGCTTGCTGGTCGTCGGGGTGAGCGTGTTCCTGTCGGAACACCGGATAAAGGAATACCGCAGCGAGCAGTTTCTCATGGATACGCTGGTCAGTATCAAGGTCTACGGTGACGATGTCGCGACCTTGCCGGTGGCGGTTACCGCGGCTTATGGCGAGATGCATCGTATTGCTGCTCTTGTCGATCGCTTTCCGTTGCCAGGGACGGAGGACTGTCGCCGCAGCGATGTCTGTCGCATCAATGAAATGGCCGGAATTAGTCCGGTGCGCGTTGATGCTGACACTCTGGCGATGCTGCTGCTGGCGAAAAAATATCACAATCTGAGTGCCGGCGCCTTTGACGTGACGATCGGACCGGTGATGGACCTTTGGGACTTTGCCGGGGAAAATCCCAAAATTCCCGCATCTTCGATCATTGTCGAGACACTGCCGCTGGTCGATATCGAGAATTTAGTGGTCAATGATGTCGAATCGACGGTCTATCTGCGCAACGTCGGAATGAAACTCGATCTCGGTGCTCTGGCTAAAGGTTATGCGACTGAAAAGGCGCTGCAGGCTCTTGCCAAACAGGGGATCAAGAAAGCCCTGATCGATGCCGGCGGGAATATTCGCGTCCTTGGCAGCAATGCCAGCAATGCTCCCTGGCGCATCGGTATCAAGGATCCTCGCAAAGCCGGCGGCCTGATTGCTATTGTCGCCCTTGAGGATGCTGCGGCCGTGACTTCGGGCGATTATTACCGTTATTTTGAGGTGGCCGGCCAACGTTACCATCACATCCTTGATCCACGCAGCGGTTATCCCGCCAGTGAAAATATGAGTGTGACGGTGGTGAGCCAGGACGCCGGTCTTGCCGATCTCCTGTCGACAACCTTTTTCGTCATGAAGGGGGAGGAGGCATTGGCTCTGGCGGAAAAACTCGGCGTCAACCTGGTTTTGGTGAACGTTGACGGGCGCATTTTTCATACCCCCGGCCTTGCTGCTCACCTCGAAGTTCTGCCCGGAGGGGCGTATCGCTATGACCCGCGCTGA
- a CDS encoding electron transport complex subunit RsxA, translating to MQEYFIIIISAVLVNNIVLSQFLGICPFLGVSKKLSASLGMGGAVSFVLIIASLITWALQTYLLTPLNITYLQTIAFILVIASLVQFVEMVIKKFSPPMYKALGIFLPLITTNCAVLGVAIINIQNEYSLGKVMVHSLSHAAGFTLALLLMSGIRERLEDADIPESMRGTPIALIVAALMSISFLGFSGLT from the coding sequence ATGCAAGAATATTTCATCATTATTATCAGCGCCGTCCTGGTTAATAATATCGTCCTGTCGCAGTTTCTCGGGATCTGCCCCTTTCTCGGCGTCTCGAAAAAACTCAGCGCCTCGCTGGGGATGGGGGGAGCGGTCTCCTTTGTCCTCATCATCGCCAGCCTTATCACCTGGGCGCTCCAGACTTACCTTTTGACTCCGCTCAACATCACTTATCTGCAGACGATCGCCTTTATTCTGGTCATCGCTTCGCTGGTGCAGTTTGTCGAGATGGTGATTAAAAAATTCAGCCCGCCGATGTACAAGGCCCTGGGGATCTTTCTGCCGCTGATCACCACCAACTGTGCGGTCCTCGGTGTGGCGATTATCAACATTCAGAATGAATACTCCCTCGGCAAGGTTATGGTGCACAGCCTCAGTCATGCCGCCGGCTTTACCCTCGCTCTCCTCCTCATGTCGGGGATTCGCGAGCGGCTGGAAGATGCTGATATCCCCGAGAGTATGCGGGGAACCCCGATCGCCCTTATCGTCGCGGCATTAATGTCCATCTCGTTCCTCGGTTTTTCCGGTTTGACCTAG
- a CDS encoding electron transporter RnfB, translating to MLVAILSLGAIGAVFGIILGFAGKKFAVAVDPRVEALLQIMPGANCGACGLPGCAAFAEAIVAGSVKPTDCAPGGATLYEQIAAIMGTEVSAYEERKVAQLLCQGGYGRTRMLYRYEGIKDCRAALANFKGPKACDFGCVMQGSCFKVCPFGAIEMGADGLPVIDYYRCTACNKCVVECPQQILKLIGVSHLVTVRCVNTEKGKEAKANCSVACIKCKICEKNCPEDAVHVVAVGEGSVAVIDVEKCTNCGICAAKCPTKSIDMISPLSEHVVLEIGTTPDAGCQACGVCKTE from the coding sequence ATGCTAGTTGCAATTTTAAGTCTCGGGGCCATTGGTGCCGTCTTTGGAATCATTCTCGGCTTTGCCGGCAAGAAGTTTGCCGTCGCCGTCGATCCCCGTGTTGAAGCCCTGCTGCAAATCATGCCCGGCGCCAATTGCGGCGCCTGCGGGCTGCCGGGTTGCGCAGCCTTTGCCGAGGCAATCGTCGCCGGAAGCGTCAAACCGACTGATTGTGCTCCAGGCGGAGCGACTCTGTACGAACAGATTGCCGCGATCATGGGGACGGAAGTCTCGGCCTATGAAGAGCGCAAAGTCGCGCAACTCCTGTGTCAGGGGGGCTACGGTCGGACCCGGATGCTTTATCGCTACGAAGGGATCAAGGATTGTCGTGCCGCCCTCGCCAACTTCAAAGGGCCGAAAGCCTGCGACTTCGGTTGTGTCATGCAGGGTTCCTGTTTCAAGGTCTGCCCCTTTGGCGCTATCGAGATGGGGGCTGACGGTCTGCCGGTCATCGATTACTACCGCTGCACCGCCTGCAACAAATGCGTCGTCGAATGTCCGCAGCAGATCCTGAAGCTGATCGGCGTGTCGCATCTGGTCACGGTCCGCTGCGTCAATACCGAAAAGGGCAAAGAGGCCAAGGCCAACTGTTCCGTCGCCTGCATCAAGTGTAAAATCTGTGAAAAGAACTGCCCGGAAGATGCCGTGCATGTCGTGGCCGTCGGGGAAGGGAGCGTCGCTGTCATCGATGTCGAGAAATGCACCAACTGCGGCATCTGTGCCGCCAAATGTCCGACCAAGTCGATTGACATGATTTCACCCCTGTCGGAACATGTTGTTCTTGAAATCGGCACGACTCCGGACGCCGGTTGTCAGGCCTGCGGCGTCTGCAAGACGGAATGA
- a CDS encoding FadR family transcriptional regulator produces the protein MTFTPIRPKKISAQIAEQIRNSIMSGEFVPGDRLPPERELAEMFGVSRPSVREALNILGASGLVEALQGGGTTVLSLMEQGSGNALSDMIRIEQERALDVIEVRKCMESWTAYFAAQRALPEDLRRMEEIVDGMRQNLETLQPSEDLDANFHIVIARATHNVVWLHLMQNIFDAMKEFQRGVWRAVYLTEDDQKQLFNHHHSVFQAIRSGDAERARVLMLEHLGFAEERSNLYLKKIREGL, from the coding sequence ATGACCTTTACGCCGATCAGGCCGAAAAAAATTTCCGCACAGATTGCCGAGCAGATCCGAAACTCGATCATGTCCGGTGAATTTGTCCCCGGTGACCGCCTCCCTCCAGAGCGGGAACTCGCAGAGATGTTTGGCGTTTCCCGTCCATCTGTCCGGGAGGCCCTGAATATTCTCGGCGCGTCAGGACTGGTCGAAGCACTGCAAGGGGGCGGGACGACGGTTCTGTCTCTCATGGAACAGGGGAGCGGAAATGCCCTGAGTGATATGATTCGTATCGAGCAGGAGCGGGCCCTGGACGTCATCGAGGTGCGCAAATGTATGGAGAGCTGGACTGCCTACTTTGCTGCGCAGCGCGCTTTGCCGGAAGATTTACGGCGCATGGAGGAGATTGTCGACGGCATGCGACAAAATCTGGAGACATTACAGCCCTCAGAAGATCTTGATGCCAACTTTCACATTGTTATTGCCCGAGCGACTCATAACGTCGTCTGGCTCCATCTTATGCAGAATATTTTTGACGCGATGAAAGAGTTTCAGCGGGGGGTGTGGCGGGCGGTTTATCTGACCGAAGACGATCAAAAGCAGCTGTTCAATCATCATCACAGTGTCTTTCAGGCTATAAGAAGTGGCGATGCCGAGCGTGCCAGGGTTTTGATGCTTGAACATCTCGGCTTTGCCGAGGAGCGAAGCAACCTCTATCTGAAGAAGATCAGAGAAGGCCTCTGA
- a CDS encoding class 1 fructose-bisphosphatase, which yields MSAAPGKTKFQVDLRCYLRDSNVDRDLTRLICEIADASKYIINSIRTGDLGVAGTSNLYGEEQLALDVLSDRILRKRLIHSGVVSTIVSEETNEIISVDHSNNQNGCRRFSVAYDPLDGSSLVDVNLAVGTIVAIYDGENILQAGRHQVAAMYILYGPRTTLVLSTGNGVQEFAMNALMEYTLVNENIRLAQCGSIYSPGGQRNKYTAGTEKFVRQLEEKGAKLRYSGGFVPDINQILIKGKGIFLYPHLQGAPQGKLRLLYELYPMAFLVEQAGGAASTGKERILDIIPAQIDDRAPVFIGCKEDVALAEAYIAEHG from the coding sequence ATGTCTGCAGCCCCGGGCAAGACCAAGTTTCAAGTTGATCTGCGTTGTTATCTGCGTGATTCCAATGTTGATCGTGACTTGACCCGACTGATCTGCGAAATTGCCGATGCCTCGAAATATATCATCAACTCCATTCGCACCGGCGATCTCGGGGTCGCAGGAACGTCCAACCTTTACGGCGAAGAGCAGTTGGCCCTCGATGTCCTCTCTGATCGCATCCTGCGCAAGCGCTTGATCCATTCTGGTGTGGTTTCGACCATTGTCTCCGAGGAGACCAACGAAATCATCAGCGTTGATCATTCCAATAATCAAAATGGTTGCCGCCGCTTCTCAGTGGCTTATGATCCCCTCGACGGTTCGTCCCTCGTCGATGTTAATCTGGCTGTCGGTACGATCGTCGCAATTTACGACGGGGAGAATATCCTGCAAGCCGGCCGCCATCAGGTCGCCGCCATGTATATTCTTTACGGGCCGAGGACGACCCTGGTCCTTTCGACAGGCAACGGCGTCCAGGAATTTGCCATGAACGCACTGATGGAATATACCCTGGTCAATGAAAATATCCGCTTGGCCCAGTGCGGCTCAATCTACTCTCCCGGCGGCCAGCGCAACAAGTATACGGCCGGGACTGAAAAGTTTGTCCGCCAACTCGAAGAGAAAGGAGCCAAGCTCCGTTATAGCGGCGGCTTTGTTCCGGATATCAATCAGATCCTGATCAAGGGGAAGGGGATCTTCCTTTATCCGCATCTGCAGGGGGCACCGCAAGGGAAGCTCCGTCTCCTTTATGAATTGTATCCGATGGCTTTTCTGGTTGAACAGGCCGGTGGCGCGGCCTCGACCGGCAAGGAAAGGATTCTCGATATCATTCCGGCGCAAATTGATGATCGCGCTCCGGTCTTCATCGGCTGCAAAGAGGACGTTGCTCTGGCGGAAGCTTATATCGCCGAACATGGTTAA
- a CDS encoding glycolate oxidase subunit GlcD, producing the protein MDSSLLKEFKQIVGAEYALSDRESLAVYGYDSTPELESRPGVVLLPACRDEVVRIMGLCAAAGVSVTPRGSGTNLSGGSISSDGGVVLQTSRLNRIIEIDEENLTATVEPGVITSTLHRQVEARGLFYPPDPGSMHISTMGGNVAENSGGLRGLKYGVTADYVMGLETILANGDLLRTGGKVVKDVAGYNLNPLLVSSEGTLGIFTGITVKLIPKPQAKITMLAHFPAMSDAALAVSAIIAAKVIPATLEFLDKVTIKCVEDYAHVGLPLDVDAVLLIEVDGHPVVIAEEAAAVAEICKKHRCSFFQTAKDADEALKLATARRTALSALARLRPTTILEDATVPRSCIAAMLQVIQDAAKKYDVTIGTFGHAGDGNLHPTCLTDERDQDEIKRAHQAFEVIFDAAIAMGGTITGEHGVGLAKKKYLPRLVGESGVRVMRGIKQAFDPQGILNPGKVF; encoded by the coding sequence ATGGACAGTTCATTGCTCAAGGAATTTAAACAGATCGTCGGTGCAGAATACGCCTTGAGCGATCGGGAGTCGCTTGCGGTCTACGGTTACGACTCGACCCCGGAACTGGAGAGCCGTCCCGGCGTCGTCCTCCTCCCGGCCTGCCGCGATGAGGTTGTCCGGATCATGGGGCTTTGTGCCGCTGCCGGGGTGAGCGTCACGCCGCGCGGCTCCGGTACCAACCTTTCGGGCGGGTCGATCTCCAGCGATGGCGGTGTCGTCCTCCAGACCAGCCGGTTGAACCGGATTATAGAGATCGACGAGGAGAATCTCACCGCCACCGTAGAGCCCGGCGTTATTACCAGCACGCTGCATCGGCAGGTCGAGGCGCGCGGACTCTTTTATCCGCCCGACCCCGGCAGCATGCACATCTCCACCATGGGGGGGAATGTCGCGGAAAACTCCGGCGGTCTGCGCGGCCTCAAGTACGGGGTCACTGCCGATTACGTTATGGGGCTGGAGACAATCCTGGCGAACGGCGACCTCCTTCGCACCGGCGGCAAGGTGGTCAAGGATGTGGCCGGCTACAATCTCAATCCCCTCCTCGTCTCCTCGGAAGGGACGCTTGGGATCTTCACCGGCATTACCGTCAAGCTTATCCCCAAACCGCAGGCGAAGATCACCATGCTCGCCCACTTCCCGGCGATGAGCGATGCCGCCCTGGCGGTCTCGGCGATTATCGCTGCCAAGGTTATCCCGGCGACCCTGGAGTTTCTCGACAAGGTGACGATCAAGTGTGTCGAGGATTACGCTCACGTCGGTCTCCCCCTTGATGTCGATGCTGTCCTCCTGATCGAGGTTGATGGCCATCCGGTCGTTATTGCCGAGGAAGCCGCCGCTGTCGCCGAGATCTGTAAAAAGCACCGCTGCTCCTTCTTCCAGACCGCCAAAGATGCCGATGAAGCTCTCAAACTGGCGACAGCCCGGCGCACCGCCCTTTCGGCCCTGGCGCGACTGCGGCCGACGACGATTCTGGAGGATGCGACTGTGCCGCGCAGTTGTATCGCCGCCATGTTGCAGGTGATTCAGGATGCAGCGAAGAAATACGACGTGACCATTGGTACCTTCGGTCATGCCGGCGACGGCAATCTCCATCCCACCTGTCTGACCGATGAGCGCGATCAGGACGAAATCAAGCGGGCGCATCAGGCCTTTGAAGTCATCTTTGATGCCGCTATTGCCATGGGCGGGACGATTACCGGTGAGCACGGGGTCGGGCTGGCGAAGAAGAAGTACCTGCCGCGTCTAGTTGGCGAGTCGGGTGTGCGGGTGATGCGCGGTATCAAACAGGCCTTTGATCCGCAGGGGATTCTTAATCCCGGGAAGGTCTTTTGA
- a CDS encoding Na+-transporting NADH:ubiquinone oxidoreductase subunit D encodes MIPQKNLIVVTSAPHVHSPDNVPTAMRDVLIALTPALLAALYFFRLPALLVILACVISAYAAEIVCLKIMKRESPTRESSAIITGLLLAFCLPPSLPLWMAVLGTIFAIVVAKHLFGGLGQNIFNPALIGRAFLLASFPVAMTNWTNPLDGLSTASPLGIMKEAGGEILPPLRDIFLGSVSGSIGETSALALLLGGAYLLYRRQIDWRIPGTFLGTVFLLTAMIGGIKGEGLWYPVYHLCAGGLLLGAFFMATDWVTSPVTKLGRILFGIGCGLLVVLIRLKGGYPEGVAYSILLMNVVTPLLDRYTKSRVFGRVKSHA; translated from the coding sequence ATGATTCCGCAGAAAAATCTTATCGTTGTCACCTCCGCACCGCATGTGCACAGTCCGGACAACGTCCCGACCGCCATGCGCGATGTCCTCATCGCCTTGACGCCGGCGCTGCTGGCCGCCCTCTACTTCTTTCGATTGCCGGCATTACTGGTGATCCTGGCCTGCGTGATCAGTGCCTACGCTGCCGAGATTGTCTGCCTGAAGATCATGAAGCGGGAATCACCGACCCGGGAGAGCAGCGCCATTATCACCGGCCTCCTTCTCGCCTTCTGTCTGCCGCCGTCGTTACCGCTGTGGATGGCGGTCCTCGGTACGATCTTCGCCATTGTTGTTGCCAAGCATCTCTTTGGCGGCCTCGGCCAGAATATCTTCAATCCCGCCCTGATTGGCCGGGCTTTCCTCCTCGCGTCATTTCCGGTGGCGATGACCAACTGGACCAACCCCCTTGACGGCTTGAGCACCGCCTCCCCCCTCGGGATTATGAAAGAGGCGGGCGGGGAGATCCTCCCTCCGCTCCGAGATATCTTCCTCGGCTCGGTCAGCGGCAGTATCGGCGAGACCAGTGCTCTGGCTCTGCTCCTTGGCGGTGCTTATCTCCTGTACCGCAGGCAGATCGACTGGCGCATACCCGGCACCTTCCTCGGCACCGTCTTTCTCCTCACCGCCATGATCGGCGGGATAAAAGGGGAGGGACTGTGGTATCCCGTTTATCACCTTTGTGCCGGCGGCCTCCTTCTCGGCGCCTTTTTCATGGCGACCGACTGGGTCACCTCACCGGTGACCAAGCTGGGGCGCATCCTCTTCGGTATCGGCTGCGGTCTTTTGGTCGTCCTGATCCGTCTCAAAGGGGGCTATCCGGAAGGGGTGGCCTACTCGATCCTGTTGATGAACGTCGTCACCCCGCTGCTCGATCGCTATACCAAATCGCGGGTATTCGGGAGGGTGAAGAGCCATGCGTGA
- a CDS encoding (Fe-S)-binding protein → MDEVKLINCMRCGMCLPHCPTYKETFLETASPRGRVALIRKVSEGELDQSERLLDYLSLCLDCQACASACPCGVNAGELVAEFSCERKGGEGLNFMEDLVLRKLVPHPDRLEISMVPMRLYQRSGLQKLVRSLGVMKMFPKPLERMEGLLPELPKKPLRQEIFEITPAIGAERGTIGFFLGCVMSLIFSDASRATIKLLSSLGYKVITPKNQVCCGAPNMLGGDFAGLQEAARTNVEIFAGYDLDFIVTDCGGCGAELKKYEHHIDGEGAKKFSDKVRDISEVLALHADELAALLNPLPLKVTYHDPCHIAHCQGIRQQPRQLLQLVPGLDYQELASADACCGSAGTYNISKPSMSDRILQRKLDTIAASGADVLVTSNPGCLLQLKKGLAEQLPGVRILHLTELLLQSLLAPLPKNPS, encoded by the coding sequence ATGGATGAGGTCAAGCTGATCAACTGCATGCGCTGTGGCATGTGTCTGCCGCACTGTCCGACCTACAAGGAGACCTTCCTGGAGACCGCCTCACCGCGCGGCCGGGTGGCGCTGATCCGTAAAGTGTCGGAAGGGGAACTCGACCAATCGGAGCGCCTCCTCGACTATCTGTCCCTTTGTCTTGATTGTCAGGCCTGCGCTTCGGCCTGCCCCTGCGGCGTTAATGCCGGCGAACTTGTGGCGGAATTCAGCTGCGAACGGAAGGGCGGGGAGGGGTTGAACTTCATGGAGGATCTCGTCCTGCGCAAGCTGGTGCCGCATCCTGATCGTCTTGAGATTTCGATGGTGCCGATGCGTCTGTATCAACGCAGTGGCCTACAGAAGCTGGTGCGGAGCCTCGGGGTGATGAAGATGTTCCCCAAGCCCCTTGAGCGGATGGAAGGGCTGCTGCCAGAGCTGCCGAAGAAGCCGCTGCGCCAGGAGATCTTCGAGATCACCCCGGCGATCGGCGCGGAGCGCGGCACCATCGGTTTCTTTCTCGGCTGCGTCATGAGTCTGATCTTTAGTGATGCCAGTCGGGCGACGATCAAACTCCTGTCTTCCCTCGGTTACAAAGTGATCACTCCGAAGAATCAGGTCTGCTGTGGCGCCCCGAATATGCTGGGCGGTGATTTCGCTGGTCTGCAGGAGGCAGCCCGCACCAATGTTGAGATTTTCGCTGGTTATGATCTTGATTTTATCGTCACCGATTGCGGTGGCTGCGGCGCCGAGTTGAAGAAGTACGAGCATCATATTGACGGGGAAGGGGCGAAAAAATTTAGTGACAAGGTGCGGGATATCTCTGAAGTCCTCGCCCTGCATGCCGACGAGTTGGCCGCACTCCTTAATCCGTTGCCGCTGAAGGTCACTTATCACGACCCCTGCCATATCGCTCATTGTCAGGGGATCCGGCAGCAGCCGCGGCAGTTGTTGCAATTAGTTCCCGGCCTCGATTATCAGGAGTTGGCATCGGCCGACGCTTGCTGCGGCAGTGCCGGGACCTACAATATCTCCAAGCCGTCGATGTCCGACCGCATTCTGCAGCGCAAACTCGATACGATTGCCGCCAGTGGCGCCGACGTGCTGGTGACGAGTAATCCCGGCTGCCTTCTGCAGCTGAAGAAGGGTCTGGCGGAGCAGTTGCCCGGGGTCAGGATTCTCCATCTCACCGAGCTTCTTCTTCAATCTCTCCTGGCACCATTGCCGAAGAACCCTTCTTAA
- a CDS encoding heptaprenyl diphosphate synthase yields MFSTRRLVYLALLLAMATTLHVLEGLFPIPLPFPGVKLGLANIVTLLVLYLYDLRAAMTVAIARVFLGSLLGGTFFAPAFFLGLTGALISTLVMALLVKKTTFFSPLGISLSGAVSHNLGQLLMASFLLQNQAIFFYLPILLLGAIPTGLMTGYLLQGLLERLEATGILAELTKN; encoded by the coding sequence ATGTTCAGTACCCGCCGCCTCGTCTACCTTGCTTTATTACTCGCCATGGCCACCACCCTGCATGTCCTTGAAGGGCTGTTCCCTATTCCTTTACCCTTCCCCGGGGTTAAACTTGGTTTAGCGAACATTGTGACTTTGCTGGTCCTGTATCTTTATGATCTGCGCGCCGCCATGACCGTGGCGATCGCCCGGGTCTTTCTCGGGTCATTGCTGGGGGGAACCTTCTTTGCGCCCGCCTTCTTCCTGGGTCTGACCGGGGCTCTGATCAGCACGCTGGTAATGGCTCTACTGGTTAAAAAGACCACCTTTTTCAGCCCCCTCGGAATCAGTCTGTCCGGTGCCGTCAGCCATAATCTCGGGCAGTTGCTGATGGCGTCCTTCCTTCTGCAGAATCAGGCGATCTTTTTCTATCTCCCCATTCTTCTTCTCGGCGCTATACCGACCGGTCTGATGACCGGCTATCTTTTGCAGGGATTACTTGAACGGCTGGAGGCGACAGGAATTTTAGCGGAATTGACCAAAAATTGA
- a CDS encoding electron transport complex subunit RsxE has protein sequence MNLKDQFSKGLVQENPLFRLLLGMCPALAVTTSVNNGLGMGVAVTGVLLASNIVVSAMRKVIPSSVRIPAFIVIIATFVTITDMLMHAFTPALYTALGIFIPLIVVNCIILGRAESFASRNTMLPAIVDALGMGIGFTVALVMVSAVREVLGAGTFFGLQLLPENIPALIMILPPGGFIALGCLLGLMNKFQKKTA, from the coding sequence ATGAACTTGAAGGATCAATTTAGCAAAGGGCTGGTTCAGGAGAACCCCCTCTTTCGCCTGCTGCTCGGCATGTGCCCGGCCCTGGCTGTGACCACCTCAGTCAATAACGGTCTCGGCATGGGGGTGGCGGTGACCGGTGTCCTTTTGGCCTCCAATATTGTCGTCTCGGCAATGCGTAAGGTCATCCCCTCCAGCGTCAGGATTCCTGCCTTTATCGTCATTATCGCCACCTTTGTCACCATTACCGATATGCTGATGCATGCCTTTACCCCGGCGCTTTACACGGCCCTGGGGATCTTCATCCCCCTGATCGTCGTTAACTGCATCATCCTCGGTCGGGCGGAATCTTTTGCCAGCCGCAACACCATGCTCCCCGCCATAGTCGATGCCCTCGGTATGGGAATCGGTTTTACCGTGGCGCTGGTCATGGTCAGTGCGGTCCGCGAAGTCCTCGGCGCCGGGACCTTTTTCGGCCTGCAGCTCCTGCCGGAGAACATTCCTGCCCTGATCATGATCCTTCCGCCCGGCGGATTCATTGCCCTCGGCTGCCTGTTGGGCCTGATGAACAAATTCCAGAAAAAAACCGCATAA